The Anaeromyxobacter sp. Fw109-5 genomic interval AGTGCGGCGGCGCGTGCACCGACCTCGCCCGCGACGCGGAGAACTGCGGCGCCTGCGGCCTGGCCTGCGAGGCCGCCGCCTACTGCACCACCACGGGCGGCGCGACCTCCTGCACCGCCGGGTGCGAGGCCGGGCTCGTCCCCTGCGACCGCGCCTGCGTGGATGTGGCCTCCGACCGGTATCACTGCGGCGCCTGCGGAGCCCGCTGCGCGGACGGCGAGGTGTGCCGCGACGGCGCCTGCCGCCCCGAGATCTACGTCGCCTGCTACGCCTCGGCGGACGTCCGGCCGGTGAACGCGGAGCTCCGCGACGCCGGCGCGCCGCTCGCCGCGAACGGCAGCCCCACCGCCCTGGCGCTCGGCGATCTCGCCATCTACACCGCGAACGGCGGCGTCCCTGCGAGCGTCGGCGTCCTTCCCCTGGGCTCGCAGCTCGCCGCGGCGACGACGGTGCTCACGGGCACCGACGTGCAGGACGTCACCGTGCACGGGGGGGCGATCTTCGCCGCGAACGCGTTCGTCGGCACCATCGTGGTCCTGGACCCGGCGGGCGACATCCTCGACGAGGTGGTCATGCCCGGCGAGAGCGCGAACCCGCACGGCCTCGCCGCCGTCGGCGACCGGGCCTACGTGCCCCTCTTCGGCAAGGCGGTCGCGCCGGGCGCGCCGCCCTCCGGGCAGGCCATCGCCAAGCTCGACCTCTCCGGCCTCCCCGCCTGCCTCGCCGCGGGTCCGGGCGCGGGCGGGTGCGCGGCGACCGACGGCGCGATCGACCTTCGCGCGATCGACGGGACCGCGACGGCGGGCGCCTACCCGTTCCCGGCCAGCGCGCTCGCGGTGGGGCAGCGGGTGTTCGTCACCCTCTCGAACCTCGAGTACGCCGACTGCGGCGGCGGGTTCTTCGAGTACTGCAAGCCGGCCGGGTCCGGTCGCCTCGCCGTCATCGAGGCGGCCAGCGGCGGCGTGTCGATCGT includes:
- a CDS encoding MXAN_6577-like cysteine-rich protein produces the protein MRTLGTPTLFALALTLTLVTGCKDELVCPQGETDCGGRCVSLLSDEAHCGACGAACGALETCSGGACACADAVAECGGACTDLARDAENCGACGLACEAAAYCTTTGGATSCTAGCEAGLVPCDRACVDVASDRYHCGACGARCADGEVCRDGACRPEIYVACYASADVRPVNAELRDAGAPLAANGSPTALALGDLAIYTANGGVPASVGVLPLGSQLAAATTVLTGTDVQDVTVHGGAIFAANAFVGTIVVLDPAGDILDEVVMPGESANPHGLAAVGDRAYVPLFGKAVAPGAPPSGQAIAKLDLSGLPACLAAGPGAGGCAATDGAIDLRAIDGTATAGAYPFPASALAVGQRVFVTLSNLEYADCGGGFFEYCKPAGSGRLAVIEAASGGVSIVDLGEGCKNPGGLAVSDSTLWVSCGSFGFPDLAPGGLLPVEISGAPTPRAPVATPPGFVPGNLAFCGDRGYVTDQASGAVLPFDPAARTVGTAVPVCPTVYFAWASDVACSE